The Methanothermobacter sp. K4 genome contains the following window.
GATCTACATCCCCTCAGCTTCCTGGTATTTGCGTATCCTGCATTTCCCATTTCGGTACTTCTTTTCGAAAGAATAAGGATAGAGAGGGTTTACTGGTACCTGCCCTACGTCAACACAGCCCTTGGGGGTCTGCTATTCCTTGCGCTCATAAACCACAAGATTTTTCACTGGATTTGATCTTGAAGGTTTTTTGCTGTAGTTTTCTGGATTTAACTATTCAGGATCCTACCACAGGTTTGCCCCTGTTTTAATGAGTATGAGTGCCAGGAGGATTAAACCGGTTATGAAGGGAATCTCAAGTCCAAGGAAGAGGCAGGCCGCTGTCCAGAAGCACATTATCAGGTAGAGGCTGGAGATGGTCCCTGCTTTCATTTCCTTAATAGAATCACCCAGAACCACAAGCAGAATGAGGGATGCTATGAAACCTGAGAGCACCCATCCGGCAAAGTTCTGGAGGGGCACACCATAGAATATTCCTGGATTACTCCAGATCCAGAAGTTGAGGGTCACGGCTGCAGGGTCAATCACCACATCTGTGAGAACCACAAGGAGAGTTGAGAGGCCCAGAAATTTCAGTCTCCCACCAGCAGATTCCTTTGCAAGATAGGCCGACCCAAGGAAGAGGGGCAGCCATGCGAATGGGACCGTGAAGGGTGTGTGTCCAAGGATCTTCAGTCCAATGAGTTCACTGTAGTGGAACTCCGAGTAAGGGAAACCTGTTACTATGGCCACTGTTTCTATCAGAATTGCATAGGCCCCCAGAACAAGTATCAGAATAACACCACGACCCCTGAGGTCCCTTATCACTGAAATAAATGATGGGAGGGCCATGGATATGATGAAAACAGCAGATACAGCAGAATAACCCCCTATATCCACGTTGGCTACAAAATATGATGAGAATGCAAGGATGATACCCACGAGGAGTATGATGATGGATTTCCCAGAGGGTCTATTCATGATCATCCCCCTCCATCCACCTGTAAACATCTGGTCTCCGATTCCTTAGAAGTGGAAGCTCCCCTCTCACTTTCTCCACCATTTCCATATCCAGGTCGACTGTTAGAACACGTTCTGAGCTGCCTGCATCAACCATAACAGAACCCCATGGGTCGGCGACAAGTGAGTGGCCGTATGCAACATAGGATGCCCCGGGATTTCTTGCAGGGGATACTGCAACACAGTAGCACTGATTGTCAAGGGCCCTCGATCGCACAAGGAGCCTCCAGTGGGCTGGTCCGGTTGTCATGTTGAATGCACCGGGAAATATGAGAACCTCCGCACCCCCCAGGGCCATCATCCTTGAGAGTTCAGGAAAGCGCATGTCATAGCATATACCAACCCCGATCACAGCAGCACCCGTTTCAGTAACGGTCACAGAGCTACCTGCAATGAGACTGTCGGATTCCCTGAAGGTTATCCCGCCCTCCACGTCTATATCAAAGAGGTGAACCTTCCTGTGCCTCGCCACGACTTCACCACCATCATCAATGATGAAGGAGGTGTTGTATATCCCCTCGGGGGTCCGCTCGGGAATTGAACCTGCAACCAGATGGACACCCAGCTCCGCTGCAAGGGATTTCATTGTGGTTATGGTCTTTCCATTCTCATCCTCTGCATATTCAGGGAAGAGTTCAGAGTCGTAGGGGCATGTGAACATCTCAGGAAGAACCACAAGTTCAGCACCCCTTCTGCACGCTTCCCTTATCATCTCAGAGGCCTTTTTGATGTTTTCTTCCTTTCTCTCATTTACCTGCATCTGACAGATTCCAACCCTCAGACCGGGCACCCCCCAATAATATCAGTGAGCATGGTCCTCAGAGGACGTTATTCTCCAGGAGTATCCTTAAACCAATGAGGATGAGGATGACACCACCCAGCGCCTCTATACGGTTTTCAAATATGTGACCTATCTTCTCTCCAAGGTAGCTCCCCCCAAGGGAGAGGAAGAATGTGATGATTCCTATGATTATTATGGGCAGCCATATGGATATGTTAAGGAGTGCAAAGCTGACACCCACAGCAAAGGCGTCTATGCTGGTTGCAACCGAGAGCAGAAGGAGTTCACGGTAACTGAATTTGAATTCCTCCTCCTCAAGCATGGTGCTCTCGTATATCATTTTCAGCCCGATGAGAAGGAGGAGTGTAAATGCAACCCAGGGCGCAAAGGTTGATACGATGCTCTGGATCTCAATACCGGATATCCATCCTAGGATGGGCATGAACGCCTGGAATGCACCGAATGAGAATGCAGTTATGAGGGCGTAGTTGATTCCTGATTCATGGCTCACAAGGCCCCGGCTCACTGATATGCTGAATGTGTCCATCCCGAGGCCAATTCCAATGAAAACCATCGATAGAAGATCCATGGGTATCACCATTGAGTAACCATATAATTCTCTCATAAGTTACTTATAAAATCATCTGCAGATGCAAAAAGTTTATATACTACCATTTTAATAACTTAAGTTAACTA
Protein-coding sequences here:
- a CDS encoding manganese efflux pump MntP family protein; the encoded protein is MDLLSMVFIGIGLGMDTFSISVSRGLVSHESGINYALITAFSFGAFQAFMPILGWISGIEIQSIVSTFAPWVAFTLLLLIGLKMIYESTMLEEEEFKFSYRELLLLSVATSIDAFAVGVSFALLNISIWLPIIIIGIITFFLSLGGSYLGEKIGHIFENRIEALGGVILILIGLRILLENNVL
- a CDS encoding carbon-nitrogen hydrolase family protein, producing the protein MRVGICQMQVNERKEENIKKASEMIREACRRGAELVVLPEMFTCPYDSELFPEYAEDENGKTITTMKSLAAELGVHLVAGSIPERTPEGIYNTSFIIDDGGEVVARHRKVHLFDIDVEGGITFRESDSLIAGSSVTVTETGAAVIGVGICYDMRFPELSRMMALGGAEVLIFPGAFNMTTGPAHWRLLVRSRALDNQCYCVAVSPARNPGASYVAYGHSLVADPWGSVMVDAGSSERVLTVDLDMEMVEKVRGELPLLRNRRPDVYRWMEGDDHE
- the cruF gene encoding bisanhydrobacterioruberin hydratase CruF → MNRPSGKSIIILLVGIILAFSSYFVANVDIGGYSAVSAVFIISMALPSFISVIRDLRGRGVILILVLGAYAILIETVAIVTGFPYSEFHYSELIGLKILGHTPFTVPFAWLPLFLGSAYLAKESAGGRLKFLGLSTLLVVLTDVVIDPAAVTLNFWIWSNPGIFYGVPLQNFAGWVLSGFIASLILLVVLGDSIKEMKAGTISSLYLIMCFWTAACLFLGLEIPFITGLILLALILIKTGANLW